The sequence AGGTACACGCGTCGGTAGCCGCGTGCGGCGATCTCGGTTTCCAGCGCGGCGAGCAGTGCCTTCGCGTGGCCCCGGCGCCGATGCCGGCTGTCGGTCCAGATGCGTTTGAGTTCCGCGGTGTCGGCGTCGAAGCGGCAGAACCCGCCGCCGGTCACCGGCTGTCCGCCGAGCAACCCGACCAGCAGCCCGCCATCCGGCGGGGCGAAGGCCCGCGGCGGCACCGAGCGCAACCACTTCATGACGCGCTCCTCGGTGCCGCCGTATCGGCCGGCGTACTCGACGGCCAACTCGGCAAGCAGCGGCTGCGCCAAGGGATGGTCCTGATCGACCGAAACGAAGCGAAGCGACATGCCCTCAATGTCTACCGTGGCAGCGCACTTCCACACCTAACTTGACACGTGTAAAGTCCGGCCGCATGGACAACATCAGGGGCAAGACCATCGCGATCACCGGTGCTGCCCGCGGGATCGGGTACGCCACCGCGAAAGCGTTGCTGGAACGCGGTGCGCGGGTGGTCATCGGCGATCGCGACGTGGCGTTCCAGGAGTCGGCCGTGGCCCAGCTCACCAAGCTCGGCCCGGTGTCGGGCTACCCGCTCGACGTCACCGACCGCGAGTCGTTCGCGGCGTTTCTCGACAAGGCCCGCACCGACGGCGGCGGCCGCATCGACGTGCTGATCAACAACGCCGGCGTGATGCCGATCGGCCCGTTCATCGAGCAGTCCGAGCAGGCCATCCGGTCCGCGATCGAGGTGAACCTGTACGGCGTGATCACCGGCTGCCAGTTGGTGCTCGGCGACATGATCGCCCGCCGCAGCGGGCACATCATCAACATCGCGTCGTTGTCCGGGCTCATCCCGGTGCCGGGGCAGGTCGTCTACGTCGGTGCGAAGTTCGGCGTGGTGGGGCTTTCCGCGGCGCTGGCCGACGAGGTCGCGCCGCACGGCGTGGAGGTGTCGGTCGTCATGCCGCCGTTCACCAAGACCGAGTTGATCTCGGGCACCAAGAGCAGCGGCGCCATCAAGCCGGTGGAACCCGAGGACATCGCCGCGGCCGTCGTCAAGACGCTGCAGAAGCCGAAAACCCATGTGGCCGTTCCGGCTCCGCTGCGGTTCACCGCTCAGGCCGCACAGATGCTCGGCCCGCGCGGACGCCGGTGGCTGAACAAGAAGCTCGGCCTGGACCGGGTGTTCCTGGACTTCGACACCGCCGCGCGCCAAAGCTACGAGCAGCGCGCGCAATCCGCGCAGGGCGTGGTCGAGGAATAAGACTGCCGAACGTTCCTTACCACTCGAAGTTCCGCGGAAATTTCGAGCGGTAAGGAACGTTCGCGGCTGCAAAGTTGGCCTAATATGGTGCGCCCGCAGCGCGTAAAGCCGCGCGGGTGCGACCGATGATGACATCGGGGCGGTTGCGCAGCATGTTTGCGCTGACGCGGATGATCCGCCATCCCAAGGCTTGGAATTTGGCCTGCTTCTCGATGTCCCTCTCCCGGACCTGTGGATCCGTCCAGTGTTGAATCCCGTCGTACTCCACGCCGACACACCAGTCGTCCCAGCCCATGTCGATGCGGCCGACGAAAACGCCGAATTCGTTGAAGACCTCAAGTTGCGTGCACTGTGGCCGCAGCCCGGCCCGAGTCAGGATCAGTCGGGTGCGCGTCTCCTGGGGCGACTCGGCTCCGGCATCAGACAGGCTGATCGCTTCACGCAACTGGACGATGCCCCGAGCACCGCGGTGGCGATCGGCGAGCAGCTGGATATCAGGGGGCTTGAGATCAGTCGCCTGCATCAGCGCGTCGAGCCGGATCACCGCTGTGGTCAGGCCACGCCGGCGGCCCAGGTCGTACGCCGTTCGGGCGGCTGTGGTCGCCGGTATGCCATTCACGACGCAAACCTCGTCATCTGCGAGCTTGTCGGAATGCAGCAAGATCCCCTTGGTCTTGTGGCGATGTGGTTGGTTGATTTCGGCAGGTAGGTGCGCATCGATCCATTGCATGCCGTGTAGTGCGGCGGCGGAAAGACCCGCAGCTGTGGCACGCCGCTCCGACCACAGCCACGCCGCCACGGCCTTGTCAACGGGCGCTACGACGTATCCGCTGGGTACATAGACGTTGCGAAACACCGCATCGTGTCGGGTCGCCAGCTGGTACCGATTGACGACACCAGCTGCCACCGCCTCTGAACCAATAAACGGGCGCATGGGTATAGGACGCGCCTGGGCCGCCATCCGGTTCCATGCCCGGCGAACGTTCCTTACCGCTCGAATTTCGGCCGAAACTTCGAGCGGTAAGGAACGTTCGCGGCCGCCTTGAGAGCGCTAAGCGCTGAAGCTCGGTACCGGATCGCCGTGGCGGTATGCCTCGATCACGTCGAGGCACTCGAACAGCTCCTGGAAGCCGAACTGGTAGTCATCGGCGGTGCCGACGAACACGACGTGAACGATGTCGGTGTCGTCGGCCGCGGTCAGCACGATCGTCGTCATATCGGCGATCTCGTCGTCGTCGAGGTCGGCCTGCGACGGCGGGTAGCACCACAGCGCCGACTCCTCGTCGGAGGCGTCCTCGTCGAAAACCCAGCCGCGCTCGCTGATTCGCTGATCGAACTCCTCGAGCAGCGCGGCCGTTTCGATGTCGTCGGACAGCGAGGCCATGACCGCGTCGGGCACCCAACGCTCGTTGCGTGCGGCCCGGCGTTTGCGCCGCCGCGCCTTCTTGGCCTCGGACCGCTTGGACACTAACCCAGCGCCTGGTCGATGTCGGCGATGAGATCGTCAGTCTCCTCCAGCCCCACCGAGATTCGCACCACCCCGTCGCCGAGGCCGATGGCTGCCCTGCCCTCCGGACCCATCGCCCGGTGGGTGGTGGTGGCTGGATGGGTGACCAATGACTTGGCGTCGCCGAGGTTGTTGGAGATGTCGATGAGCCGCAGCTTGTCGAGCACCTCGAAGGCCCGCTCTTTGGTGCCGCCTTTCAGCTCGAAGGTGATCACCGTGCCGCCGCCGGTCATCTGCCGCTTGGCCAGGTCGTACTGTGGGTGCGACTCGAGGAACGGGTACCGCACCCAGCTCACGGCGGGATGGTTCTCCAGGAATTCGGCGATCCGGTGTGCCGACGTGTTCTGGTAGTCCACTCGAACCTTCAGCGTCTCCAAGCCTTTCAACAGCGTCCACGCGTTGAACGCGCTGATCGCGGGCCCGGTGTGGCGCATCAGCTTCTGCACCGGCTCGTCGATGTAGGTCTTGTCGCCCAGAATCGCCCCGCCGAGCACGCGGCCCTGCCCGTCGATGTGTTTGGTACACGAGTACACCACGACGTCGACGCCGAGCGGTAAACCCTGTTGTAGGATCGGTGTCGCGAAGACGTTGTCCAGCACCACCTTTGCGCCAGCAGCATGCGCGAGGTCGCACACCGCGGCGATGTCCACCAGCGACTGCATCGGGTTCGACGGGGTCTCGAAGAACACCGCCGCGGTCGGAACCGAC comes from Mycolicibacterium pulveris and encodes:
- a CDS encoding GNAT family N-acetyltransferase → MSLRFVSVDQDHPLAQPLLAELAVEYAGRYGGTEERVMKWLRSVPPRAFAPPDGGLLVGLLGGQPVTGGGFCRFDADTAELKRIWTDSRHRRRGHAKALLAALETEIAARGYRRVYLMTGDRQPEAEALYLATGYTRLDEPLPADGEVFPVAFVKVLDGYPGEDRASRKAPTTPEVGM
- a CDS encoding SDR family oxidoreductase; translated protein: MDNIRGKTIAITGAARGIGYATAKALLERGARVVIGDRDVAFQESAVAQLTKLGPVSGYPLDVTDRESFAAFLDKARTDGGGRIDVLINNAGVMPIGPFIEQSEQAIRSAIEVNLYGVITGCQLVLGDMIARRSGHIINIASLSGLIPVPGQVVYVGAKFGVVGLSAALADEVAPHGVEVSVVMPPFTKTELISGTKSSGAIKPVEPEDIAAAVVKTLQKPKTHVAVPAPLRFTAQAAQMLGPRGRRWLNKKLGLDRVFLDFDTAARQSYEQRAQSAQGVVEE
- a CDS encoding endonuclease domain-containing protein — translated: MAAQARPIPMRPFIGSEAVAAGVVNRYQLATRHDAVFRNVYVPSGYVVAPVDKAVAAWLWSERRATAAGLSAAALHGMQWIDAHLPAEINQPHRHKTKGILLHSDKLADDEVCVVNGIPATTAARTAYDLGRRRGLTTAVIRLDALMQATDLKPPDIQLLADRHRGARGIVQLREAISLSDAGAESPQETRTRLILTRAGLRPQCTQLEVFNEFGVFVGRIDMGWDDWCVGVEYDGIQHWTDPQVRERDIEKQAKFQALGWRIIRVSANMLRNRPDVIIGRTRAALRAAGAPY
- a CDS encoding O-succinylhomoserine sulfhydrylase, which produces MSGQEVPSVRRPAPLPDGVGPGTIGVRGGLLRSHFDETAEAIYLTSGYVYPSAAEAEKAFTGEIDRYVYSRYGNPTISMFEERLRLIEGAPACFATATGMAAVFTSLGALLGAGDRLVAARSLFGSCFVVCNEILPRWGVQTVFVDGEDLSQWEEALSVPTAAVFFETPSNPMQSLVDIAAVCDLAHAAGAKVVLDNVFATPILQQGLPLGVDVVVYSCTKHIDGQGRVLGGAILGDKTYIDEPVQKLMRHTGPAISAFNAWTLLKGLETLKVRVDYQNTSAHRIAEFLENHPAVSWVRYPFLESHPQYDLAKRQMTGGGTVITFELKGGTKERAFEVLDKLRLIDISNNLGDAKSLVTHPATTTHRAMGPEGRAAIGLGDGVVRISVGLEETDDLIADIDQALG